In Bradyrhizobium guangxiense, the following are encoded in one genomic region:
- a CDS encoding nickel-dependent hydrogenase large subunit — MTRITIGPFNRVEGDLEVRLDIESGRVRRAEVTAPLYRGFEQILEGRPPLDALALAPRICGICSVSQSVAAAAALRDAMAIEAAPNGLLATSIAHAAENAADHLTHFYIFFMPDFAREAYAAHDWHAATHERFAATRGSAARDALPARARLLETMGIIAGKWPHSLAFQPGGTTRAIDLGERVRLLSIATAFRSFLERIVFADALENVLAITTADELDRWRDGRGGDFAHFLRLADSLALSGLGRGTGLMMSYGAYHGTDGELFPRGLFGPRAAIEPLPLAQITEDVSHAWMRDSSADPAHSSTIPDPDKPAAYSWCKAPRLSGQPIEVGAIARQTVAGQALIADLVSASGTNVRNRVIARLIETARIALAMEQWTRALRLSEPFCTNSCDIPDGSYVGLVEAARGSLGHWMAVRGGRIARYQIIAPTTWNFSPRDSFDVGGPLEQALVGTDVGDAGARAVAIQHIVRSFDPCMVCTAH, encoded by the coding sequence ATGACGCGGATCACGATCGGCCCGTTCAACCGCGTCGAGGGCGATCTCGAAGTCCGCCTCGACATCGAGAGCGGGCGCGTCAGGCGCGCCGAGGTGACGGCGCCGCTCTACCGCGGGTTCGAGCAGATCTTGGAGGGGCGTCCCCCGCTTGACGCGCTGGCGCTGGCGCCCCGGATTTGCGGCATCTGCTCAGTCTCGCAATCGGTGGCCGCAGCCGCGGCGCTGCGCGATGCCATGGCGATCGAGGCGGCGCCGAATGGATTGCTCGCCACCAGCATCGCGCATGCCGCGGAGAACGCGGCTGACCATCTCACCCATTTCTACATCTTCTTCATGCCGGATTTTGCCCGCGAAGCCTATGCCGCGCACGACTGGCACGCCGCGACGCACGAGCGCTTTGCCGCGACCCGCGGTAGTGCGGCGCGCGACGCATTGCCGGCGCGGGCACGGCTGCTCGAGACCATGGGCATCATCGCCGGCAAATGGCCGCACAGCCTCGCGTTCCAGCCCGGCGGTACGACGCGTGCCATCGATCTCGGCGAGCGCGTCCGCCTGCTGTCGATCGCGACCGCGTTTCGCAGCTTCCTCGAGCGTATCGTCTTCGCGGATGCGCTGGAGAATGTGCTCGCGATCACCACCGCGGACGAGCTCGATCGCTGGCGTGACGGCCGCGGCGGCGACTTCGCCCATTTCCTGCGGCTCGCCGACAGTCTCGCGCTGAGCGGGCTTGGCAGGGGCACCGGCCTGATGATGAGCTACGGCGCCTATCATGGCACCGACGGCGAGCTGTTTCCGCGCGGCCTTTTCGGCCCGCGCGCTGCGATCGAGCCGCTGCCGTTGGCGCAGATCACGGAGGACGTCTCGCACGCCTGGATGCGCGACTCGTCCGCCGATCCCGCCCACAGCAGCACGATCCCGGATCCCGACAAGCCGGCCGCCTATAGCTGGTGCAAGGCGCCGCGGCTGTCCGGTCAGCCGATCGAGGTCGGCGCCATCGCGCGTCAGACCGTGGCGGGGCAGGCGTTGATTGCGGATCTCGTGTCGGCCAGCGGGACGAATGTGCGCAACCGGGTGATCGCGCGGCTGATCGAGACCGCGCGCATCGCGCTTGCCATGGAGCAGTGGACGCGCGCGCTCCGTCTGTCGGAGCCGTTCTGCACCAATTCGTGCGACATCCCTGACGGCAGCTATGTCGGACTGGTCGAGGCGGCGCGCGGCAGTCTCGGGCACTGGATGGCGGTACGGGGCGGCAGGATCGCGCGCTACCAGATCATCGCACCGACGACGTGGAATTTTTCACCCCGGGACTCTTTCGACGTCGGGGGGCCCCTGGAGCAGGCGCTGGTCGGCACCGATGTCGGCGATGCCGGCGCGCGCGCGGTTGCGATCCAGCACATCGTGCGCTCGTTCGATCCCTGCATGGTGTGCACTGCGCACTAA